In Myxococcus fulvus, one genomic interval encodes:
- a CDS encoding NADP-dependent oxidoreductase — translation MTNKTMRAVRFHAFGGPEVLRYEEAPVPGLKQGEVLVRVHAVGLNPPDWYLREGYRTLPPEWRPPISLPAIPGTDVSGVVEAVASDVSKFAVGDEVFSLVRFPSFGESSAYAEYVAVPASELALKPKGIDPVHAAAAPMSVLTAWQFMIDLGHDHPNPLQPTRHTPVPLGDGTTVLVNGAAGGVGHFAVQLAKWKGARVIAVSVGAHESFLRDLGADEFIDFTKSRPEERVRDVDLVVDAVGGPSTGRFLQTLKRGGALFPIFPLGFSGAEEAATRGFTVSATQVRSNGPQLEEVGRLFEMGTLRVAIDSTFPLADARKAHERAARGHIQGKLVLTVE, via the coding sequence ATGACGAACAAGACGATGAGAGCAGTCCGGTTCCACGCGTTCGGTGGTCCTGAGGTACTGCGATACGAAGAGGCGCCTGTCCCCGGGCTGAAGCAGGGCGAGGTGCTCGTCCGTGTGCATGCGGTCGGCCTCAACCCTCCCGATTGGTACCTGCGCGAGGGCTACCGGACGCTCCCTCCGGAGTGGCGGCCGCCCATCTCCCTGCCCGCGATTCCAGGGACGGACGTGTCGGGAGTCGTGGAAGCCGTCGCCTCGGATGTGTCGAAGTTCGCCGTGGGTGACGAGGTGTTCAGCCTGGTCCGCTTCCCGAGCTTCGGCGAGAGCTCGGCCTATGCGGAGTACGTCGCCGTGCCCGCGTCGGAGCTGGCTCTCAAGCCGAAAGGCATCGACCCTGTGCATGCCGCGGCCGCGCCGATGTCGGTCCTCACCGCGTGGCAGTTCATGATCGACCTCGGGCACGACCACCCGAACCCGCTTCAGCCGACGCGGCACACTCCCGTGCCTCTCGGGGATGGCACCACCGTGCTCGTCAACGGCGCGGCGGGCGGCGTGGGGCATTTCGCGGTGCAGCTCGCGAAGTGGAAGGGCGCGCGTGTCATCGCGGTCTCGGTCGGCGCGCACGAATCGTTCCTGCGGGACCTCGGCGCCGATGAGTTCATCGACTTCACGAAGAGTCGCCCCGAGGAGCGCGTGCGCGACGTCGACCTCGTTGTCGACGCGGTTGGCGGGCCCTCAACCGGTCGCTTCCTGCAGACGCTCAAGCGCGGCGGTGCCTTGTTTCCAATCTTCCCGCTGGGCTTTTCCGGTGCCGAAGAGGCCGCGACGCGTGGATTCACGGTCTCCGCGACGCAAGTCCGCTCGAACGGACCGCAGCTGGAAGAGGTCGGTCGATTGTTCGAGATGGGCACGCTGCGCGTGGCCATCGACAGCACGTTCCCGCTCGCGGACGCACGCAAGGCACACGAGCGCGCGGCACGCGGACACATCCAAGGCAAGCTTGTCCTGACGGTCGAGTGA